The Algoriphagus sp. TR-M9 genome has a window encoding:
- a CDS encoding SulP family inorganic anion transporter encodes MKHYFNLFDFSQKVDYKTEVLSGLTVAMALIPEAVAFAFIAGLSPLTGLYAAFMMGLVTSILGGRPGMISGATGAVAVVIVSLAATHGVEYVFAAVVLAGILQVTAGALKLGKLMRLVPHPVIFGFVNGLAIIIFMSQLDQFKDANGNWLTGNTMYILMGLVLLTMLIIWGLPKLTKAIPSSLTAILVVFGVVSLLNLDTKTVGDMASIQGGFPPFHLPAVPLTFETLQIIFPYAAIVAGVGLIESLLTLNIIDEITETRGRGNKEAVAQGIANMLSGVFSGMGGCAMIGQSLINISSGARARLSGIVASVMLLVFIMFGSSLIEQVPMAALTGLMIMVSIGTFEWASLRTFTKMPKSDVFLMVLVTLITAFLHNLALAVLIGVILAALFFAWDNAKRIRARKRIDADGIKHYEMFGPLFFGSISAFNEKFDVLNDPEEVIIDFQESRVVDMSAIEALNKLTERYQKVGKKVHLKHLSPDCRKLLANADKLIDVNVIEDPTYKLAVDKV; translated from the coding sequence TTGAAACATTACTTCAACCTATTCGATTTTAGCCAAAAAGTAGATTATAAAACAGAAGTCTTATCCGGGCTTACCGTAGCTATGGCTTTGATTCCAGAGGCTGTTGCCTTTGCATTTATTGCGGGGTTATCTCCCCTCACTGGTCTTTATGCCGCTTTCATGATGGGGCTAGTCACTTCCATATTGGGTGGTAGACCGGGAATGATCTCAGGAGCCACCGGCGCAGTAGCAGTAGTGATTGTCAGTTTGGCTGCTACGCATGGGGTAGAATATGTTTTTGCAGCGGTAGTCCTAGCAGGCATTTTACAGGTTACAGCTGGTGCTTTAAAACTAGGAAAACTGATGCGCTTAGTGCCTCATCCCGTGATTTTTGGTTTTGTAAATGGGCTGGCTATTATCATCTTCATGTCCCAATTGGACCAATTTAAAGATGCTAATGGAAACTGGCTTACCGGCAACACCATGTACATTTTGATGGGCTTAGTGCTGTTGACTATGCTGATCATTTGGGGTTTACCAAAGCTCACGAAAGCCATTCCTTCTTCTTTGACTGCAATTCTGGTAGTTTTCGGAGTAGTGTCTTTGCTAAACTTAGACACCAAAACCGTGGGCGACATGGCCAGCATTCAGGGCGGATTCCCTCCTTTTCACCTTCCTGCAGTTCCACTGACTTTCGAAACCTTACAAATCATTTTCCCTTATGCGGCCATTGTCGCAGGTGTTGGATTAATAGAGAGTTTGCTGACGCTGAATATCATTGATGAAATCACCGAAACCCGAGGCCGTGGCAACAAGGAAGCGGTGGCCCAGGGTATTGCCAATATGCTTTCTGGCGTATTTTCCGGAATGGGCGGTTGTGCTATGATAGGTCAAAGTTTGATTAATATTTCCTCAGGGGCACGAGCCAGATTGTCTGGGATTGTGGCCTCTGTCATGCTTTTGGTCTTTATTATGTTTGGTTCTAGCCTGATCGAGCAAGTACCAATGGCAGCACTCACGGGGCTGATGATTATGGTTTCTATAGGAACTTTTGAATGGGCCAGTCTTCGCACTTTTACCAAAATGCCTAAATCAGATGTTTTTCTGATGGTTTTGGTAACCTTGATAACCGCCTTCCTTCACAATCTTGCTCTGGCAGTTTTGATAGGTGTGATCCTGGCGGCTTTGTTTTTTGCTTGGGACAATGCCAAAAGAATCCGAGCCAGAAAACGTATTGATGCTGATGGAATAAAGCACTATGAAATGTTTGGCCCGCTGTTTTTTGGCTCAATCTCTGCGTTTAATGAAAAGTTTGATGTACTGAATGACCCAGAAGAGGTAATCATTGATTTTCAAGAAAGCCGAGTGGTGGATATGTCTGCTATAGAAGCTTTAAACAAACTGACTGAACGATACCAAAAAGTAGGAAAAAAAGTACATTTAAAGCACCTCAGCCCTGACTGCAGAAAATTACTGGCAAATGCAGATAAGCTAATCGATGTAAATGTCATAGAGGATCCCACCTATAAACTAGCTGTGGACAAGGTGTGA